Proteins from a genomic interval of Pseudoalteromonas sp. MEBiC 03607:
- a CDS encoding HU family DNA-binding protein, which translates to MNKAALVSQMAAHSELTKKDTQAALTSMLNAIEKSLSEGDQVQINGFGTFALSYYPARKGRNPQTGEEIEIEGANKPVFKPAKALKDAL; encoded by the coding sequence ATGAATAAAGCCGCACTAGTATCTCAAATGGCTGCCCACAGCGAATTAACAAAAAAAGACACACAAGCAGCTTTAACGAGCATGTTAAATGCTATCGAAAAGTCACTTTCTGAGGGTGACCAAGTGCAAATTAATGGCTTTGGTACGTTTGCCTTGAGTTATTACCCTGCCCGAAAAGGGCGCAACCCACAAACTGGTGAAGAAATTGAAATTGAAGGCGCCAACAAACCTGTTTTTAAACCTGCAAAAGCCCTAAAAGACGCCCTATAA
- the trpA gene encoding tryptophan synthase subunit alpha: MSQTNRYGHMFATLNETNQGAFVPFVTIGDPNKALSVEIIKSLIDGGADALELGIPFSDPIADGPVIQAANIRALDENINTQDCFDIIKQVRQYNADIPIGLLLYSNLVFKRGLEKFYQDAKEAGVDSILVADVPLHESKLFRQTAMKNGIDPIFIATPNADDDTLRECASYGRGYTYLLSRAGVTGTETKAQMPADSLVKKLKDYHAAPALLGFGVSTPEDVKSALDSGAAGAISGSAVVKIIEANLDDQAAMLTGLKEFVASMKAATK, from the coding sequence ATGAGCCAGACTAACCGTTACGGACACATGTTCGCCACATTAAATGAAACGAATCAAGGTGCCTTTGTACCGTTTGTTACTATTGGTGATCCTAATAAAGCACTCAGTGTTGAAATCATTAAAAGCTTAATTGATGGCGGTGCTGATGCCCTTGAGCTTGGTATTCCGTTTTCAGATCCGATTGCAGATGGCCCGGTGATCCAAGCTGCCAACATTCGTGCGCTTGATGAAAACATTAATACCCAAGATTGCTTTGATATCATCAAACAAGTGCGCCAGTACAATGCCGATATTCCAATTGGCCTGTTATTGTATTCAAACCTTGTGTTTAAGCGTGGCCTTGAAAAGTTCTATCAAGATGCTAAAGAAGCAGGCGTTGATTCAATTTTAGTGGCTGACGTACCGCTGCATGAGTCAAAGCTATTTCGCCAAACAGCAATGAAAAATGGTATTGATCCAATTTTTATTGCGACACCTAATGCAGATGATGACACTCTTCGAGAATGTGCTTCATATGGTCGTGGTTATACATACCTTCTTTCACGCGCAGGTGTAACGGGTACAGAAACCAAAGCACAAATGCCAGCAGATTCGTTAGTTAAAAAGCTAAAAGATTACCATGCTGCACCGGCATTATTAGGCTTTGGTGTATCAACACCAGAAGATGTTAAATCAGCACTCGATTCTGGGGCTGCTGGTGCGATTTCAGGCTCTGCGGTTGTTAAAATCATCGAGGCGAACCTTGATGACCAAGCAGCAATGCTAACTGGTTTAAAAGAGTTTGTAGCCAGTATGAAAGCCGCTACAAAGTAA
- a CDS encoding L-threonylcarbamoyladenylate synthase, with protein MSQFFHIHPDNPQPRLISQAVDIIKQGGVIVYPTDSGYAIGCSIGNKQAKERIERIRGVEKHHNFTLVCRDLSELSTYARVDNQLFRLIKNNTPGPYTFIFKGTKEVPKRLLNEKKKTIGIRVIEHPITCALLAELGEPLMSCSLILPGEQFTEADPDEIRDRIEKQVDLIIHGGYLPEQATTVIDLSDDDIEILRVGCGDTKPFEL; from the coding sequence ATGAGTCAGTTTTTTCATATTCATCCAGATAATCCGCAACCACGTTTGATCAGCCAAGCGGTTGATATAATTAAACAAGGTGGTGTGATTGTTTATCCAACCGATTCAGGCTACGCAATTGGTTGTAGTATTGGTAATAAGCAAGCAAAAGAGCGCATTGAGCGTATCCGTGGTGTTGAAAAACATCATAACTTTACTTTGGTATGTCGCGACTTATCGGAGCTATCAACCTATGCTCGCGTTGATAATCAGTTATTCAGATTAATTAAAAATAACACTCCAGGGCCTTATACTTTTATCTTCAAAGGCACTAAAGAAGTACCAAAGCGTTTATTGAACGAGAAGAAAAAAACCATTGGTATTCGTGTTATAGAACATCCGATCACTTGTGCTTTATTGGCTGAGTTAGGTGAGCCTTTAATGTCGTGTTCTTTAATTTTACCGGGTGAGCAATTTACAGAAGCTGATCCTGATGAAATTCGCGATCGCATTGAAAAGCAAGTTGATTTAATTATTCATGGTGGTTATCTTCCTGAACAGGCAACCACAGTGATTGATTTGTCGGATGATGATATCGAAATTTTACGTGTGGGTTGTGGTGATACTAAACCATTTGAACTGTAG
- a CDS encoding segregation/condensation protein A: MTSQELDAQDNLQEPVQQKLPLAFLHGKAVVDKPEDLYIPPDALEIILETFEGPLDLLLYLIKKHKLDVLELSIFSITEQYVSYVEMMSEFQLELAGEYLVMAALLAQIKSRLLLPKHEELEEEEDPRAELVRRLQEYEQFKKAAENLDEIPREGRDIFVAEAMMPEFGERELLLPDVDMKDLLVALSDVMARAKTFEHHHITAEALSTRERMSLILDKLSEAQSQLPFSTLFTIEEGRSGVVVSFIAMLELVKENLISCFQVDANSQIYVGLVEESE, from the coding sequence TTGACTAGCCAAGAGCTTGATGCCCAAGATAACTTACAAGAGCCAGTACAGCAAAAGCTGCCACTGGCTTTTTTGCATGGCAAAGCGGTGGTCGACAAACCTGAAGACTTATATATTCCTCCCGATGCGTTGGAGATCATTTTAGAGACCTTTGAAGGCCCTCTTGATTTACTTCTGTATTTAATCAAAAAACACAAACTAGATGTGCTAGAGCTCTCTATTTTTAGCATTACTGAGCAATACGTTAGTTATGTTGAAATGATGAGTGAGTTTCAGCTTGAACTGGCTGGTGAATACCTTGTCATGGCAGCTTTATTAGCACAAATTAAATCACGATTATTACTACCAAAACATGAAGAGCTTGAAGAGGAAGAAGACCCACGAGCTGAGCTTGTCAGACGTTTACAGGAATACGAACAATTTAAAAAAGCTGCCGAAAACCTTGACGAAATTCCTCGCGAAGGCCGCGATATCTTTGTAGCCGAAGCAATGATGCCAGAATTTGGTGAGCGTGAGTTACTGTTACCTGACGTTGACATGAAAGACTTGTTAGTTGCACTAAGCGACGTTATGGCCCGAGCTAAAACATTTGAACACCATCATATTACCGCAGAGGCTTTATCGACCCGTGAACGTATGAGCTTAATCTTAGATAAGCTCTCAGAAGCCCAATCACAGTTGCCTTTTAGTACTCTTTTTACTATTGAAGAGGGCAGAAGCGGTGTTGTAGTTAGCTTTATCGCCATGTTAGAACTGGTGAAAGAAAACCTGATCAGCTGCTTTCAGGTAGATGCCAATAGCCAGATATATGTTGGTTTAGTGGAAGAGAGCGAATAG
- a CDS encoding inner membrane-spanning protein YciB, which yields MHAIIEYIPLILFFAVFKLVDIYWATALLMLTTLIQVAYCYFKDGKVPTRHWVFFAIAVVLGTLTLVFHDEQFVKWKATIVYAIFSVTLLVSRYVLGKNLVKKALSSVLENASESKQEIDVPEALWNKLNLFWVAVTAGISALNIYIAYNFSLDFWVNFKVFGLMGITFVCVLATIIALFKYLPEDDEKKDPKQS from the coding sequence ATGCATGCGATTATTGAATACATCCCGCTGATTTTGTTTTTTGCGGTTTTCAAGTTAGTTGATATTTATTGGGCAACAGCCTTGCTGATGCTAACCACCTTAATTCAAGTTGCTTATTGTTATTTTAAAGATGGCAAAGTACCAACCCGTCACTGGGTGTTTTTTGCTATAGCGGTGGTATTAGGTACGCTGACCTTAGTATTCCACGACGAGCAGTTTGTAAAATGGAAAGCCACCATTGTTTATGCCATTTTCAGTGTCACTTTGTTAGTAAGCCGCTATGTGCTTGGCAAAAATCTTGTGAAAAAAGCACTTAGCTCAGTTTTAGAAAATGCCTCTGAGAGTAAACAAGAAATTGATGTACCAGAAGCACTATGGAATAAACTTAACCTGTTTTGGGTTGCAGTGACCGCAGGTATCTCTGCGCTAAATATCTACATTGCCTATAACTTCTCGCTCGATTTTTGGGTTAACTTTAAAGTGTTTGGTTTAATGGGTATTACCTTTGTTTGCGTGTTAGCAACGATCATTGCCCTTTTCAAATACTTACCTGAAGATGACGAAAAGAAAGATCCTAAGCAATCTTAA
- the trpCF gene encoding bifunctional indole-3-glycerol-phosphate synthase TrpC/phosphoribosylanthranilate isomerase TrpF translates to MANVLDKIVADKRIELEQRKAQRPLESFIGDVVPTKRDFEAALAATGTQFILECKKASPSKGLIRELFNLDEITSVYKKYATCMSVLTDEKYFQGSYQYLEYVRSQVEQPLICKDFFIDEYQVYLARLSGGDAILLMLSVLDDEQYLALQKVADSLNMSVLTEVSNEQEVSRALALNASLIGINNRDLRDLSTDLATTERLRQLIPNDKVVISESGIYTHKDVKRLAPLCDGFLIGSSLMAERDLEAACRKVILGENKVCGLTRSQDAMAAYASGAVYGGLIFYPKSPRYVDIDCAKQVTQSAPLAYVGVFVNAPLEQVVDYAQSLKLAAVQLHGDENSEYIQSLRKQLPLGCEIWKAQAVKGELPKPLEGVDRHLYDTYSKSQKGGTGEAFDWSVLETATVPFMLAGGLNPENIHAALYRGANGLDLNSGVEASAGKKCQTKLQNAFSHIRNY, encoded by the coding sequence ATGGCTAACGTGTTAGACAAAATTGTTGCCGACAAACGCATTGAATTAGAACAAAGAAAAGCACAGCGCCCGCTTGAGTCATTCATTGGCGATGTTGTGCCAACCAAGCGTGACTTTGAAGCGGCGTTAGCAGCAACAGGCACACAATTTATTTTAGAGTGTAAAAAGGCCTCACCGTCAAAAGGGCTTATTCGCGAACTATTCAATTTAGACGAAATTACATCGGTTTATAAAAAATACGCAACTTGTATGAGCGTATTAACTGACGAAAAATATTTCCAAGGTAGCTATCAGTACCTCGAATACGTGCGCAGCCAAGTGGAGCAGCCACTTATTTGTAAAGACTTCTTTATTGATGAGTACCAAGTTTACTTAGCACGCTTATCTGGTGGTGATGCCATTTTATTAATGCTCTCAGTCCTTGATGACGAGCAATATTTAGCGCTTCAAAAAGTGGCTGACTCTTTAAATATGTCGGTACTTACTGAAGTCAGTAATGAGCAAGAAGTAAGTCGTGCACTTGCACTTAATGCCAGCCTAATTGGTATTAATAACCGCGACCTTCGTGATTTAAGTACTGATCTTGCAACAACAGAGCGATTACGCCAGCTTATCCCAAATGACAAAGTGGTTATTTCAGAGTCGGGCATTTATACCCATAAAGATGTAAAACGGCTTGCGCCACTGTGCGATGGCTTTTTAATTGGCAGCTCACTAATGGCTGAGCGCGACTTAGAAGCCGCATGTCGTAAAGTCATTTTAGGTGAAAACAAAGTGTGCGGTTTAACTCGTTCACAAGATGCGATGGCAGCCTACGCCAGTGGTGCTGTGTATGGTGGCTTAATTTTTTATCCTAAATCGCCACGTTATGTTGATATCGACTGCGCCAAGCAAGTTACGCAAAGTGCCCCACTCGCGTATGTAGGTGTGTTTGTCAATGCACCTCTTGAACAAGTGGTCGATTATGCTCAAAGCTTGAAACTAGCTGCAGTGCAATTACATGGTGACGAGAATAGCGAGTATATTCAAAGTCTCAGAAAGCAATTACCGCTTGGCTGTGAAATTTGGAAAGCCCAAGCCGTTAAAGGTGAATTACCTAAACCGCTTGAAGGGGTTGACCGCCATTTATACGATACTTACAGCAAAAGCCAAAAAGGCGGCACTGGCGAAGCATTTGATTGGTCTGTATTAGAGACAGCAACAGTACCTTTTATGTTAGCCGGTGGTTTAAACCCAGAGAATATTCATGCAGCGCTTTATCGCGGTGCTAATGGCCTTGACCTAAATTCTGGCGTTGAAGCGTCAGCGGGCAAAAAGTGCCAAACAAAATTACAAAATGCGTTTTCGCATATCAGAAATTATTGA
- a CDS encoding PHP domain-containing protein, protein MIKYDLHSHTTYSDGQLSVEQLLHRAVEKNIDVFAITDHDTLSAIKPARQVIADDNLPLKLIAGVEVSTKWESFEIHIVGLNVDDENDSLLSLLQAQQAKREERATEIGRRLAKNGFEGIYDQAKTFAENAQITRAHFARALIERGVAKNFPGVFKKYLGRGKTGYVPSSWCDMQTAIAAIHQAGGVAVLAHPGRYQMSNKWLRKLIIEFKDAGGDAMEVAQPQQAPSERQFLGELSREYGLLASQGSDFHFPTSWLELGKNLYLPKDCQGVWQAWEGQ, encoded by the coding sequence TTGATAAAATACGATTTACATAGCCACACCACATACTCTGATGGTCAGCTATCAGTCGAGCAATTGTTACACCGCGCGGTTGAGAAAAACATAGATGTGTTTGCAATTACCGATCACGACACGTTAAGTGCCATAAAACCAGCTCGCCAAGTCATAGCTGATGATAATTTACCGCTTAAATTAATTGCTGGTGTTGAAGTATCAACAAAATGGGAAAGCTTCGAAATTCATATTGTTGGCTTAAATGTTGATGATGAAAATGACTCACTGTTGTCATTATTACAAGCGCAACAAGCCAAACGTGAAGAGCGAGCAACCGAGATAGGTCGCCGCCTTGCTAAAAATGGTTTTGAAGGCATTTATGACCAAGCAAAAACATTTGCTGAAAACGCACAAATCACACGCGCGCACTTTGCCCGTGCACTGATTGAGCGTGGTGTAGCTAAAAACTTCCCAGGCGTATTTAAAAAATACTTAGGGCGAGGAAAAACAGGCTATGTGCCAAGTAGTTGGTGCGATATGCAAACAGCAATTGCTGCTATTCATCAAGCTGGTGGAGTTGCTGTACTTGCACATCCTGGGCGTTATCAAATGTCGAATAAGTGGCTGCGTAAGTTAATTATTGAATTTAAAGACGCGGGTGGTGATGCTATGGAAGTGGCACAACCACAGCAAGCGCCGAGTGAGCGCCAGTTTTTAGGTGAATTGAGTCGTGAATACGGGTTACTTGCATCGCAAGGCTCAGACTTTCATTTTCCGACAAGTTGGTTAGAGCTGGGTAAAAATTTATACTTACCAAAAGATTGCCAAGGGGTTTGGCAAGCATGGGAAGGGCAATAG
- a CDS encoding aminodeoxychorismate/anthranilate synthase component II — protein MTTTSAYKIYFLDNFDSFSYNLVDELSMLGCQLVVYRNNISAQSIFEKMCQETVPVLLVLSPGPGAPSDAGCLMELIELCKGRFPMLGICLGQQALTQSYGGVIGHAGETVHGKSSIITLTEHPVFAGMGDKMPVARYHSLMATKVPDDVEVIACYENIPMAIYHQQDNALGYQFHPESILTPNGALLLQQSIEFLTARVQ, from the coding sequence ATGACGACAACATCAGCCTATAAAATCTACTTTTTAGATAACTTTGATTCATTTAGTTATAACTTAGTCGATGAACTTTCTATGTTAGGGTGCCAGTTAGTGGTATACCGTAATAACATCAGTGCACAAAGCATCTTTGAGAAAATGTGCCAAGAGACAGTACCCGTGTTATTAGTGCTTTCACCAGGCCCTGGCGCGCCATCTGATGCGGGTTGTTTAATGGAACTCATTGAACTATGTAAAGGCCGCTTCCCGATGCTGGGTATCTGTTTAGGACAGCAAGCTCTAACACAAAGCTACGGCGGGGTTATTGGTCATGCCGGCGAAACTGTGCATGGCAAGTCATCAATTATTACGTTGACTGAGCACCCAGTATTCGCAGGTATGGGCGATAAAATGCCAGTTGCTCGTTATCATTCATTAATGGCAACTAAAGTCCCTGATGATGTTGAAGTAATTGCTTGTTATGAAAATATTCCAATGGCAATTTACCATCAACAAGATAATGCCCTTGGCTATCAGTTTCATCCTGAGTCAATTTTAACGCCAAATGGCGCATTGCTATTACAGCAAAGCATTGAATTTTTAACGGCACGCGTGCAGTAG
- a CDS encoding type 1 glutamine amidotransferase domain-containing protein — MSNLNSQLNGKKVAILATNGFEQSELLSPRSALLEAGAEVEVVSLERDDITGWDENQWGKRVSVDRIVSETDSSEYDALLLPGGLFNPDTLRQNSEAKAFVDGFFSAGKNKPIASICHGPWLLAEINKLRERKVTSYPSIKTDLINAGANWVDQEVCVDDGIVTSRSPADLEAFNRKFIEEIKEGVHRHH; from the coding sequence ATGTCAAATCTAAATAGCCAACTAAACGGTAAGAAAGTAGCGATATTAGCAACAAATGGTTTTGAGCAGAGTGAGCTGCTATCACCGCGCAGTGCGTTGCTTGAAGCAGGAGCTGAAGTCGAAGTTGTTTCGCTTGAAAGAGATGACATTACTGGTTGGGATGAAAATCAATGGGGAAAACGTGTAAGCGTTGACCGCATCGTCAGTGAGACAGATTCAAGTGAATATGATGCTCTATTATTACCGGGCGGTTTATTTAATCCAGATACTTTACGCCAAAACAGTGAAGCTAAAGCCTTTGTTGATGGCTTTTTCAGTGCAGGCAAAAACAAGCCTATCGCTTCGATTTGCCACGGCCCATGGTTACTAGCCGAAATTAACAAACTACGGGAGCGCAAAGTAACGTCATACCCAAGTATTAAAACGGATTTAATCAATGCAGGAGCTAATTGGGTTGATCAAGAGGTGTGTGTTGATGATGGCATAGTCACAAGCCGAAGCCCAGCCGACTTAGAGGCTTTTAATCGTAAGTTTATCGAAGAGATTAAAGAGGGTGTGCACCGCCACCATTAA
- a CDS encoding anthranilate synthase component 1 has protein sequence MIFSHITTTPGEVTSITQVRDYISSPLALYSLLDKPNSLLLESAEIDSKDSVKSLILVDSALRIVCQGKQVTLTAQSNNGKQLLPYLQSHVQNCSAELVEDTLTLTYNEIASDIDEASKLVADNAFSALRSCINSIKSTTDNPFSVFLGGVFAYDMVANFETLSDVPDGENSCPDYVFYLAETLVVIDHQAKTTELIGNVFNGPEVHANCFEVGQQLERLNTVCDNAQSYQGQKQTGSNPISVDVSDEQYCEHVIKLKNNIVDGDIFQVVPSRTFSLACPDSLHAYSQLKQQNPSPYMFYMRDEEFVLFGASPESALKYCAESKQVEVYPIAGTRPRGKFANGQINPDLDSRIELELRNDQKERAEHLMLVDLARNDVARISVPGTRHAKELLKVDRYSQVMHLVSRVVGTLKPELDALHAYQACMNMGTLVGAPKVRAAELVRQTERKRRGSYGGAVGYLTGDGAMDSCIVIRSAFVKNGTAYVQAGAGVVFDSDPQSEANETRAKAQAVITAIQSTYEAQQ, from the coding sequence TTGATTTTTAGTCATATAACAACGACACCGGGTGAAGTAACCAGTATCACTCAAGTGCGCGACTACATAAGTAGCCCACTTGCGTTATACAGTTTACTCGATAAGCCTAATTCACTGCTGTTAGAGTCTGCTGAAATTGATTCTAAAGACAGTGTAAAAAGTCTAATTTTGGTTGACTCAGCGCTACGTATTGTTTGCCAAGGCAAACAGGTCACACTCACAGCACAGTCTAATAACGGCAAACAATTACTGCCTTATTTACAAAGCCATGTGCAAAATTGTTCTGCAGAGCTTGTAGAAGACACATTAACCTTAACCTACAACGAGATTGCCAGCGATATTGATGAAGCCAGTAAACTAGTTGCAGATAACGCATTTAGTGCACTACGCAGCTGCATAAATAGTATTAAAAGCACCACAGACAATCCGTTTTCTGTGTTTTTAGGTGGTGTGTTTGCCTACGATATGGTTGCTAATTTCGAAACTCTTTCTGATGTGCCTGACGGCGAAAACAGTTGCCCTGATTATGTTTTCTACCTAGCCGAAACGTTAGTTGTCATCGACCATCAAGCAAAAACAACCGAGCTAATTGGCAATGTATTTAACGGCCCTGAAGTTCATGCTAATTGCTTTGAGGTTGGTCAACAGTTAGAGCGTTTAAATACCGTATGTGACAATGCACAAAGCTACCAAGGGCAAAAGCAAACAGGCTCAAACCCAATTTCTGTCGATGTTAGCGACGAGCAATACTGCGAACACGTCATCAAGTTAAAAAACAACATCGTTGATGGTGATATTTTCCAAGTTGTTCCATCACGTACTTTTTCTCTCGCCTGCCCTGACTCACTTCATGCTTACAGCCAACTAAAACAACAAAACCCAAGCCCATATATGTTTTACATGCGCGATGAAGAGTTCGTGTTATTCGGCGCATCACCCGAGTCAGCCCTCAAATATTGCGCAGAGAGTAAACAAGTTGAGGTATACCCAATTGCTGGTACTCGCCCTCGTGGCAAGTTTGCTAACGGGCAAATTAATCCAGACCTAGACAGCCGCATTGAGCTTGAACTTCGCAACGACCAAAAAGAGCGTGCTGAGCACCTTATGCTAGTTGATTTAGCGCGAAATGATGTTGCCCGTATTAGCGTACCAGGCACACGTCACGCGAAAGAATTATTAAAAGTAGACCGCTACTCACAAGTGATGCACTTAGTTTCACGTGTTGTTGGCACTTTAAAGCCTGAACTCGATGCGCTGCATGCCTACCAAGCCTGTATGAACATGGGCACCTTGGTGGGCGCGCCTAAAGTTCGCGCCGCTGAATTAGTTCGTCAAACCGAACGAAAACGCCGCGGCAGCTATGGAGGTGCAGTGGGTTATTTAACGGGCGATGGCGCCATGGATAGCTGTATTGTTATTCGCTCTGCCTTTGTTAAAAACGGCACAGCCTACGTGCAAGCAGGTGCAGGTGTGGTGTTTGATTCAGATCCACAATCAGAAGCCAATGAAACCCGCGCTAAAGCACAAGCTGTGATCACTGCGATTCAATCGACTTACGAGGCACAACAATGA
- the trpB gene encoding tryptophan synthase subunit beta, translating into MQNPAYFGEFGGMFVPQLLVPALKQLEAEFNKSQNDPAFQAEFEKLLNEYAGRPTPLTLTRNLVKNPKVKLYLKREDLLHGGAHKTNQVLGQALLTKRMGKKEVIAETGAGQHGVATALACALLGLKCRVYMGAKDVERQQPNVFRMKLMGAEVIPVTAGSGTLKDAVNEALRDWSANYKDAHYLLGTAAGPHPFPTMVREFQKMIGEEAKQQVLKAEGRLPDAVLACVGGGSNAIGMFTDFIDEPSVKLIGVEPAGKGLDTHQHGATLCKGTKGILHGTYTYIMQNDDGQIEESYSVSAGLDYPAVGPQHAHLHETGRAEYVGISDTEALEAFQLLAKNEGIIPALESSHALAYALKYAEQQTEDTILVVNLSGRGDKDLAHVHSVLSEGGAL; encoded by the coding sequence ATGCAAAATCCAGCTTATTTCGGTGAATTCGGTGGTATGTTTGTACCACAGCTGCTTGTGCCAGCACTCAAGCAACTAGAAGCAGAGTTTAATAAATCACAAAACGATCCAGCTTTTCAGGCTGAGTTTGAAAAGCTATTAAATGAATACGCAGGTCGTCCTACGCCATTAACTCTGACACGTAACTTAGTTAAAAATCCTAAGGTAAAACTGTATTTAAAGCGTGAAGATTTACTCCATGGTGGTGCGCACAAAACCAACCAAGTACTTGGTCAGGCATTGCTCACCAAGCGTATGGGTAAAAAAGAAGTGATTGCAGAAACAGGTGCCGGCCAACACGGTGTTGCAACGGCCCTTGCGTGTGCCCTACTTGGCTTAAAATGCCGTGTTTACATGGGTGCAAAAGACGTTGAACGTCAGCAACCAAACGTATTTCGTATGAAACTAATGGGTGCAGAGGTTATTCCTGTCACAGCGGGCTCTGGTACTTTAAAAGACGCAGTAAACGAAGCATTGCGTGACTGGTCAGCAAATTATAAAGATGCTCACTATTTACTAGGCACTGCAGCAGGCCCTCACCCATTCCCAACCATGGTGCGTGAGTTCCAAAAAATGATTGGTGAAGAAGCAAAACAACAAGTGCTTAAAGCTGAAGGGCGCTTACCGGATGCGGTGCTGGCTTGTGTAGGTGGTGGTTCTAACGCCATTGGTATGTTCACAGACTTTATTGATGAGCCAAGCGTAAAACTAATTGGTGTAGAACCCGCTGGTAAAGGCTTAGATACCCATCAACACGGTGCTACGCTATGTAAAGGCACAAAAGGCATTTTACACGGTACCTATACTTATATTATGCAAAATGACGATGGCCAAATTGAAGAGTCTTATTCTGTATCAGCAGGTCTTGATTACCCAGCTGTAGGCCCACAACATGCTCATTTACATGAAACTGGCCGTGCAGAGTACGTTGGTATTAGCGATACTGAAGCGCTTGAAGCGTTCCAACTACTGGCTAAAAACGAAGGGATTATTCCAGCGCTTGAATCAAGCCATGCCCTTGCATACGCCCTTAAATATGCCGAACAACAAACCGAAGACACTATTTTAGTAGTAAACCTAAGTGGCCGAGGCGATAAAGATTTGGCTCACGTACACAGTGTTTTATCAGAAGGAGGCGCGCTATGA
- the trpD gene encoding anthranilate phosphoribosyltransferase: MEATTQTQLNQLLAKQDLSFSQATALFDAIMNGQLNDIELTAALIALKLKGETSDEIAGAAASMRANAVPFKTSKTLLADSCGTGGDGSNTINISTTAAIVAAAAGINMVKHGNRSVSSNSGSADLLKALGINIDMSPEQAAHCLENTGFTFLFAPHYHSGVRHAMGVRTALKSRTIFNILGPLANPAAPEVQLLGVYDPSLCLPMAETLKTLGTKRAMVVHGAGTDEIALHGTTKVVELNNGELSEYTLTASDFGLANYSLEQLAGQGPEYNAKASLAILQGQGEMAHNAAIIANVAALLYLTDKASDLKAAADQVSELLASGKAMNTLNAIIEVSHG, encoded by the coding sequence ATGGAAGCAACAACTCAAACCCAGTTAAACCAATTATTAGCAAAGCAAGATTTATCGTTTTCGCAAGCAACTGCATTGTTTGATGCCATCATGAATGGCCAGCTTAATGATATTGAATTAACTGCTGCACTTATCGCCCTAAAACTAAAAGGCGAAACAAGTGATGAAATCGCCGGTGCGGCAGCATCAATGCGCGCCAATGCAGTGCCATTTAAAACCAGCAAAACCTTACTTGCTGATAGCTGTGGTACCGGTGGCGATGGCTCAAACACAATTAATATTAGTACCACAGCTGCTATTGTTGCCGCCGCTGCGGGCATCAATATGGTCAAACATGGTAATCGCAGTGTGTCGAGTAATTCGGGCTCAGCGGATTTACTTAAAGCCTTGGGTATCAATATCGATATGAGCCCTGAGCAAGCTGCCCATTGTTTAGAAAATACCGGCTTTACATTTTTATTTGCGCCGCATTATCACAGTGGTGTACGCCATGCGATGGGCGTGCGAACAGCCCTTAAAAGCCGCACAATTTTTAATATTTTAGGGCCGCTGGCAAACCCTGCAGCTCCTGAGGTGCAATTGCTTGGTGTTTATGACCCTTCGCTGTGTTTACCAATGGCCGAAACTTTAAAAACCCTTGGCACAAAACGCGCCATGGTGGTTCATGGTGCAGGCACTGACGAAATTGCCTTGCACGGGACAACCAAAGTGGTTGAGCTTAATAACGGTGAACTGAGCGAATACACGCTAACAGCGAGCGATTTTGGTCTTGCAAACTATTCACTTGAACAACTTGCAGGCCAAGGGCCAGAATATAACGCAAAAGCAAGCTTAGCGATTTTACAAGGTCAAGGTGAGATGGCGCATAACGCAGCCATTATAGCCAACGTTGCCGCCCTTCTTTATTTAACCGATAAAGCAAGTGATTTAAAAGCAGCCGCAGATCAAGTAAGCGAATTATTAGCATCAGGCAAAGCGATGAACACATTGAACGCAATTATTGAGGTAAGTCATGGCTAA